A single region of the Gorilla gorilla gorilla isolate KB3781 chromosome 1, NHGRI_mGorGor1-v2.1_pri, whole genome shotgun sequence genome encodes:
- the MSTO1 gene encoding LOW QUALITY PROTEIN: protein misato homolog 1 (The sequence of the model RefSeq protein was modified relative to this genomic sequence to represent the inferred CDS: substituted 2 bases at 2 genomic stop codons) produces the protein MAGGAREVLTLQLGHFAGFVGAHWWNQQDAALGXATDAKEPPGELCPDVLYRTGRTLHGQETYTPRLIFMDLKGSLSSLKEEGGLYRDKQLDAAIAWQGKLTTHKEELYPKNPYLQDFLSAEGVLSSDGVWRVKSIPNGKGSSPLTTTTTPKPLIPTEASIRVWSDFLRVHLHPRSIRMIQKYKHDGEAGRLEAFGQGESVLKEPKYQEELEDRLHFYVEECDYLQGFQILCDLHDGFSGVGAKAAELLQDEYSGWGIITWGLLPGPYHRGEAQRNIYCLLNTAFGLVHLTAHSSRLPLVLGWDLGLRPEPPVNFPYLHYDAILPFHCSAILATALDTVTVPYRLCSPPVSMVHLADMLSFCGKKVXSFVRVVTAGAIIPFPLAPDQSLPDSLMQFGGATPWTPLSACGEPSGTRCFTQSVVLRGTDRACHTSQLTPGTPPLSALHACTTGEEILAQYLQQQQPGVMSSSHLLLTPCRVAPPYPHLFSSCSPPGMVLDGSPKGAAVESIPVFGALCSSSSLHQTLEALARDLTKLDLRRWASFMDAGVEHDDVAELLQELQSLAQCYQDGDSLVD, from the exons ATGGCGGGCGGGGCCCGGGAGGTGCTCACACTGCAGTTGGGACATTTTGCCGGTTTCGTGGGCGCGCACTGGTGGAACCAGCAG GATGCTGCGCTGGGCTGAGCGACCGATGCCAAGGAGCCCCCGGGAGAGCTGTGCCCCGACGTCCTGTATCGTACGGGCCGGACGCTGCACGGCCAGGAGACCTACACGCCGCGACTCATCTTTATGGATCTGAAGG GTAGTTTGAGCTCCCTAAAAGAGGAAGGTGGACTCTACAGGGACAAACAGTTGGATGCTGCCATAGCATG GCAGGGGAAGCTCACCACACACAAAGAGGAACTCTATCCCAAGAACCCTTATCTCCAAGACTTTCTGAGTGCAGAG GGAGTGCTGAGTAGTGATGGTGTTTGGAGGGTCAAATCCATTCCCAATGGCAAAG GTTCCTCACCACTCACCACCACTACAACTCCAAAACCACTTATCCCTACAGAGGCCAGCATCAGGGTCTGGTCAGACTTCCTCAGAGTCCATCTCCATCCCCGGAGCATCCGTATGATTCAGAAGTACAAGCACGATGG GGAAGCAGGTCGGCTGGAGGCTTTTGGCCAAGGGGAAAGTGTCCTAAAGGAACCCAAGTACCAGGAAGAGCTGGAGGACAGGCTGCACTTCTATGTGGAGGAATGTGACTACTTGCAG GGCTTCCAGATCCTGTGTGACCTGCACGATGGCTTCTCTGGGGTAGGCGCGAAGGCGGCAGAGCTGCTACAAGATGAATATTCAGGATGGGGAATAATAACTTGGGGCCTGCTACCTGGTCCCTACCATCGTGGA GAGGCCCAGAGAAACATCTATTGTCTATTAAACACAGCTTTTGGTCTGGTGCACCTGACTGCTCACAGCTCTCGTCTGCCCCTTGTCCTTGGGTGGGACCTGGGCCTGCGACCTGAGCCACCTGTCAACTTCCCTTACCTGCATTATGAT GCCATTCTGCCCTTCCACTGCAGTGCCATCCTGGCTACAGCCCTGGACACAGTCACTGTTCCTTATCGCCTGTGTTCCCCTCCAGTTTCCATGGTTCATCTGGCTGACATGCTGAGCTTCTGTGGGAAAAAGGTATGAAGCTTTGTGAGGG TGGTGACAGCAGGAGCAATCATCCCTTTCCCCTTGGCTCCAGACCAGTCCCTTCCTGATTCCCTGATGCAGTTTGGAGGAGCCACCCCATGGACCCCACTGTCTGCATGTGGGGAGCCTTCTGGAACACGTTGCTTTACGCAGTCAGTGGTGCTGAGGGGTACAGACAGAGCATGCCACACAAG CCAGCTCACCCCAGGGACACCTCCACTCTCTGCCCTTCATGCATGTACCACTGGGGAAGAAATCTTGGCTCAGTATTTACAACAGCAGCAGCCTGGAGTCATGAG TTCTTCCCATCTGCTGCTGACTCCCTGCAGGGTGGCTCCTCCTTACCCCCACCTCTTCTCAAGCTGCAGTCCACCGGGTATGGTTCTGGATGGTTCCCCCAAGGGAGCAG CAGTGGAGAGCATCCCAGTGTTTGGGGCACTGTGTTCCTCTTCGTCCCTGCACCAGACCCTGGAAGCCTTGGCCAGAGACCTCACCAAACTCGACTTGCGGCGCTGGGCCAGCTTCATGGATGCTGGAGTGGAGCACGATGACGTAGCAGAGCTGCTGCAGGAGCTACAAAGTCTGGCCCAGTGCTACCAGGATGGTGACAGCCTCGTGGACTAA